A genomic region of Pseudomonas sp. RSB 5.4 contains the following coding sequences:
- a CDS encoding glycerophosphodiester phosphodiesterase: MPATFTKSALMLSLMLGFGQAHAAAQTNIDALAAAHGIPHPAVIAHRGASFDAPESTAASYKLARDLGADYLEMDLQRSKDGVLFALHDNNLQRTTDVASKFPERKDSPANAFTMAELKTLDAGSWYNKAYPDRARPTYAGLKILTLDEIIDIAQANPQHKPGLYIETKEPQLFPGIEHDLKEKLQDRGWLSPAGSKLAKSELGVGQGKGKVILQTFEKNSLELLQKEMPQVPKILLLWVGEGSIEPKSKVTFAESGEKDKNVFYGKQEPKSEAEFKQWVDFAKSQGAIGTGPSAKLTKGGDQSYSDLVQPWMNKYTHDQGMLVHVYTVDEPVDFEKVMAAGVDGIFTNRASELLKFYKRSAAASVDQVLKNNGF; this comes from the coding sequence ATGCCCGCCACTTTCACCAAAAGCGCTCTCATGCTGAGCCTGATGCTCGGTTTCGGCCAGGCCCACGCCGCCGCCCAGACCAACATCGACGCGCTGGCCGCCGCCCATGGCATCCCGCATCCAGCCGTGATCGCCCACCGTGGCGCATCCTTCGATGCACCGGAGTCCACCGCCGCGTCCTACAAACTGGCCCGCGACCTCGGCGCCGATTACCTGGAAATGGACCTGCAACGCAGCAAGGACGGCGTGTTGTTTGCGCTGCACGACAACAACCTGCAACGCACTACTGATGTCGCCAGCAAGTTCCCTGAGCGCAAAGACAGCCCGGCCAATGCCTTCACCATGGCCGAACTGAAAACCCTCGACGCCGGCAGCTGGTACAACAAGGCCTACCCGGATCGCGCGCGTCCGACCTACGCCGGCCTGAAGATCCTGACCCTCGACGAAATCATCGACATCGCCCAGGCCAACCCGCAGCACAAGCCGGGCCTGTACATCGAAACCAAGGAGCCGCAGCTGTTTCCCGGCATCGAGCATGACCTCAAAGAGAAGCTGCAGGATCGCGGCTGGCTGAGCCCGGCCGGTTCGAAACTGGCCAAGAGCGAACTCGGCGTCGGCCAGGGCAAAGGCAAGGTGATCCTGCAGACCTTCGAGAAAAACAGCCTCGAATTGCTGCAAAAGGAAATGCCGCAAGTGCCGAAAATCCTCCTGCTGTGGGTTGGCGAAGGCAGCATCGAGCCGAAGTCGAAAGTGACCTTTGCCGAGTCCGGCGAGAAGGACAAGAACGTGTTCTACGGCAAGCAAGAGCCGAAGTCCGAAGCCGAATTCAAACAATGGGTGGATTTCGCCAAGTCGCAGGGCGCCATCGGCACCGGCCCGTCGGCCAAGCTGACCAAGGGCGGCGACCAGAGCTATTCGGATCTGGTGCAACCGTGGATGAATAAATACACCCACGACCAAGGCATGCTGGTGCACGTCTACACCGTCGATGAGCCGGTGGACTTCGAGAAAGTCATGGCGGCGGGTGTCGACGGCATCTTCACCAACCGCGCCAGCGAACTGTTGAAGTTCTACAAGCGCTCGGCGGCGGCCAGTGTTGATCAGGTGTTGAAGAACAACGGGTTCTGA
- a CDS encoding DUF1003 domain-containing protein, with amino-acid sequence MTTEKPDTPATAPVDHLRFHRTHAHLNTTFGNDKFALRAEAFARFFGTPTFLGAQTLIVLLWVALNVTGVTTFDVYPFILLNLAFSLQSAYAAPLILLAQTRQAARDKAQADADAQHREALAEANTERQAQAAKTTAQLLELLEQNTQLTKMTKSLTERIEGLTRELHEHICQTRQP; translated from the coding sequence ATGACCACAGAAAAACCCGACACGCCCGCCACTGCCCCAGTCGATCACCTGCGTTTCCACCGCACTCACGCCCACTTGAACACCACTTTCGGCAACGACAAGTTCGCCCTGCGCGCCGAGGCGTTCGCGCGATTCTTCGGCACGCCGACGTTTCTGGGCGCGCAAACCCTGATCGTGCTGTTATGGGTTGCACTCAACGTGACGGGCGTCACCACCTTCGACGTTTACCCGTTCATTCTTCTGAACCTCGCGTTCAGCCTGCAATCGGCCTATGCCGCACCGTTGATTCTGCTGGCACAAACCCGTCAGGCCGCGCGCGACAAGGCGCAAGCGGATGCCGATGCACAGCACCGCGAAGCGCTGGCGGAGGCCAACACCGAACGTCAGGCGCAGGCAGCGAAGACCACTGCGCAACTGCTCGAGTTGTTGGAGCAGAACACCCAGCTCACCAAAATGACCAAAAGCCTGACCGAACGCATTGAGGGTTTGACCCGCGAGTTGCACGAACACATTTGCCAGACTCGCCAGCCCTGA
- a CDS encoding GAF domain-containing sensor histidine kinase — translation MGQSKAADIATIGRISAVPAILQVIRELTGMRFAAVARVTEDSWTTCAVLDQLEFGLQVGGELDVVTTLCHEIRQSHVSVVIDKASEDPLYRDHHTPRLYKFESYISVPVFRTDGRFFGTICALDPIPAQLRSSTIQSTMESFARMLALQIEAEENAQRTETALLQERETAELREQFIAVLGHDLRNPLFAISAGAEMLLRKHPEPAIEGRVRNILGSAQRATRLVDDVLDFARGRLGKGIPVDIQPCTDLTEAVQQVVTEIRNVHPGRTISASIGDLQGVHCDRGRIAQLLSNLLANAVAHGDPTGDIEVIAQVEQGALMLAVKNQGHIPDAVLPHLFQPYSRPTGSAPQAGLGLGLYIASQIAQSHGGHLHVASTAQSGTLFTFSLPTI, via the coding sequence ATGGGGCAGAGCAAAGCAGCAGACATCGCCACCATCGGACGCATTAGCGCGGTGCCGGCCATCCTTCAGGTGATCCGCGAACTGACCGGGATGCGTTTTGCCGCCGTGGCGCGGGTCACCGAGGACTCGTGGACCACGTGTGCGGTGCTCGATCAACTGGAATTCGGCCTGCAAGTCGGCGGCGAACTGGATGTGGTCACCACCCTGTGCCACGAGATCCGCCAGTCACATGTCTCGGTGGTGATCGACAAGGCCAGCGAAGACCCGCTCTACCGTGATCACCACACCCCGCGCCTGTACAAATTCGAGAGCTATATTTCGGTGCCGGTGTTCCGCACTGACGGACGGTTCTTCGGCACCATTTGCGCCCTCGACCCGATCCCGGCGCAGCTCAGGTCCAGCACCATCCAGAGCACCATGGAGTCTTTCGCGCGGATGCTCGCGTTGCAGATCGAAGCAGAAGAAAACGCGCAACGCACCGAAACAGCGCTGTTGCAGGAGCGCGAAACCGCCGAGCTGCGAGAACAGTTCATCGCCGTGCTCGGCCATGACTTGCGCAACCCGTTGTTCGCCATCAGCGCCGGCGCCGAAATGCTCCTGCGCAAACATCCGGAACCGGCCATCGAGGGGCGGGTGCGTAATATCCTTGGCAGCGCGCAACGGGCGACGCGGCTGGTGGATGACGTACTCGACTTTGCTCGCGGGCGCTTGGGCAAAGGCATTCCGGTGGATATCCAGCCCTGCACGGACCTGACCGAAGCGGTGCAGCAGGTGGTGACGGAGATCCGCAACGTGCATCCCGGACGTACGATCAGTGCGTCCATTGGCGACTTGCAGGGTGTGCACTGCGACCGTGGACGGATTGCCCAGCTGCTGTCGAATCTGCTGGCCAATGCCGTGGCCCATGGCGACCCGACCGGGGATATCGAAGTCATCGCTCAGGTCGAGCAAGGTGCGTTGATGCTGGCGGTGAAAAATCAGGGGCATATTCCCGATGCGGTCCTGCCGCACCTGTTCCAGCCTTACTCGCGCCCGACCGGCAGCGCGCCCCAGGCCGGGCTCGGTCTGGGGCTGTACATCGCCAGCCAGATCGCCCAGTCCCACGGCGGGCATTTGCATGTCGCGTCCACCGCCCAAAGCGGCACGCTGTTCACCTTCAGCCTGCCGACAATCTGA
- a CDS encoding PAS domain-containing methyl-accepting chemotaxis protein — MFFNRHQSALNDLQHTITEQNGLLEAINRSMAVIEFDLDGVVLKANDNFLKTMGYRAEQVIGQPHRLFCTPEFGRSAQYTELWSRLKNGQFQAGTFERVDSKGQPIWLEANYNPIKDASGRVVKVVKFAMNVTTKVQQESEANAKLQAIDRAMAVIEFNLDGSILTANQNFLTRMGYTLAELKGKHHRLFCRPELVNSSAYEDFWRRLNQGELFQGQFERVDKRGQTVWLEANYNPVYDASGRLCKVVKFATDVTARVEQHEQDARSASAAYHISVETRKVAEQGTQVIQQAASEMREIADDIAQSSTLIAQLGERSEQITAIVNTIRAIADQTNLLALNAAIEAARAGDQGRGFAVVADEVRQLAARTSGSTAEISSMIGLIQSETRQAIKSMEGTRGRAAQGVELADQAGSVILQIRDGASEAVQAVSMFANERAPG, encoded by the coding sequence ATGTTTTTCAATCGCCATCAGTCCGCTCTCAACGACCTTCAACACACCATCACCGAACAGAATGGCCTGCTCGAAGCCATCAACCGCTCCATGGCGGTGATCGAGTTCGACCTCGATGGCGTGGTGTTGAAGGCCAATGACAACTTCCTCAAAACCATGGGTTATCGCGCCGAACAGGTGATCGGCCAGCCTCATCGCTTGTTCTGCACCCCGGAGTTTGGCCGTAGCGCGCAATACACCGAATTGTGGTCGCGCCTGAAAAACGGCCAGTTCCAGGCCGGCACCTTCGAGCGCGTGGACAGCAAGGGGCAGCCGATCTGGCTCGAAGCCAACTACAACCCGATCAAGGATGCGTCGGGACGCGTGGTCAAAGTGGTCAAGTTCGCCATGAACGTAACGACCAAGGTGCAGCAGGAAAGCGAGGCCAACGCCAAGCTTCAGGCAATCGACCGGGCGATGGCGGTGATCGAATTCAACCTCGACGGCAGTATTCTCACAGCGAACCAGAATTTTCTGACGCGCATGGGTTACACCCTCGCCGAACTCAAGGGTAAACATCACCGCTTGTTCTGCCGACCGGAGCTGGTCAACAGCAGCGCCTATGAGGATTTCTGGCGGCGGCTGAACCAGGGTGAGTTGTTTCAGGGTCAGTTCGAGCGCGTCGACAAGCGCGGGCAGACTGTGTGGCTCGAGGCCAACTACAACCCGGTGTACGACGCCTCCGGGCGCCTGTGCAAAGTGGTGAAATTCGCCACGGACGTCACCGCCCGCGTCGAACAACATGAGCAGGATGCCCGCAGCGCCAGCGCGGCTTATCACATCTCCGTGGAAACCCGGAAAGTCGCCGAGCAAGGCACCCAGGTGATCCAGCAAGCGGCCAGTGAAATGCGGGAAATCGCTGACGACATCGCGCAGTCGTCGACCTTGATCGCGCAACTCGGCGAACGCTCGGAGCAGATCACGGCGATCGTCAACACGATCCGCGCGATTGCCGACCAGACCAACCTGCTGGCGCTCAATGCCGCCATTGAAGCGGCGCGCGCCGGGGATCAGGGCCGCGGCTTTGCGGTGGTGGCGGATGAGGTGCGGCAACTGGCGGCGCGCACCAGCGGCTCGACGGCGGAGATTTCCAGCATGATCGGGCTGATTCAGAGTGAAACCCGCCAGGCGATCAAAAGCATGGAAGGCACCCGAGGGCGGGCAGCACAAGGCGTTGAACTGGCGGATCAGGCCGGCAGCGTGATTCTGCAGATTCGCGATGGCGCCAGTGAAGCGGTGCAGGCAGTGAGCATGTTTGCCAATGAGCGGGCGCCGGGGTGA
- a CDS encoding sterol desaturase family protein, which produces MKRKVAGLYAPVFWGGFIGFGVWVSEVSTLCLLPLFVSALLVSFVAEWSLPYEPGWNHPAGDRRRDILHALVNEALNALGLLALPGLVTLFAIDGAWPREWPLWLQLALAIFIADAGISLMHYASHRVTWLWRLHAVHHSVERLYGFNGLMKHPLHQLLEATSGLLPLLVLGIPSQVAALLAFAIAIQLLLQHSNVDIRMGPLRRIFAWAPLHRFHHMKYGRAGDVNFGLFFTLWDWLLGTGFYTPDYQIRQGDLGIGSRPDFPRDYAAQLLDPFATVTLSREPVVPPALRR; this is translated from the coding sequence ATGAAACGCAAGGTTGCCGGGTTGTACGCGCCAGTGTTCTGGGGCGGATTCATCGGGTTCGGAGTTTGGGTGTCGGAAGTGTCGACGTTGTGCTTGTTGCCGCTGTTTGTCAGCGCGCTGCTCGTTTCGTTTGTTGCCGAATGGTCGCTGCCCTATGAGCCGGGCTGGAACCATCCGGCCGGTGACCGGCGCCGCGACATCCTGCACGCATTAGTCAACGAAGCACTGAATGCACTGGGCCTGCTGGCATTGCCGGGCCTGGTAACGCTTTTTGCGATTGACGGCGCATGGCCGCGAGAGTGGCCGTTATGGCTGCAGCTGGCGCTGGCGATATTCATTGCCGACGCCGGGATCAGCCTGATGCATTACGCCAGCCACCGCGTGACGTGGCTATGGCGGCTGCACGCGGTGCATCACAGTGTCGAGCGACTGTATGGTTTCAACGGTTTGATGAAACATCCGCTGCATCAACTGCTGGAAGCGACGTCGGGGCTGCTACCGTTGCTGGTGCTGGGCATTCCCTCGCAGGTCGCGGCGTTACTGGCGTTTGCCATTGCCATTCAACTGCTCTTGCAGCACTCGAATGTCGATATCCGCATGGGGCCACTGCGCCGGATTTTCGCCTGGGCGCCGCTGCACCGCTTTCATCACATGAAGTACGGGCGGGCCGGGGACGTCAATTTCGGGCTGTTTTTTACGCTGTGGGACTGGCTGTTGGGCACCGGTTTCTACACCCCGGACTATCAGATCCGCCAGGGTGATCTGGGAATTGGCAGCCGCCCGGATTTTCCCCGTGACTACGCCGCGCAATTGCTTGATCCGTTTGCGACGGTCACGTTGAGTCGCGAGCCAGTGGTGCCGCCAGCGCTGCGCCGTTGA
- a CDS encoding CTP synthase: MDAISIALIGDHDPQVTAHQAIPVALGLIAEQSGRDVQFEWLPTEQIHADAPLQNFDGFWCVPASPYKSEAGALRAIRYAREQQRPFLGTCGGFQHAVLEFSRNVLGWADAEHGETSPDSQRAVLTPLTCSLVEAVDSIHLVAGSLIAKAYETSEIHEGYRCRYGVNPQFERELLTHQLHAVGHDSAGDLRAIELKDHVFYVATLFQPERAALKGQIPPLVRAFVEACVEQRP, encoded by the coding sequence ATGGACGCCATTTCCATCGCCCTGATCGGCGATCACGACCCCCAAGTCACCGCCCACCAGGCAATCCCCGTTGCCCTCGGCCTGATCGCCGAGCAGAGCGGCCGCGATGTGCAATTCGAATGGCTGCCCACCGAGCAGATCCACGCCGATGCTCCGCTGCAAAACTTCGACGGTTTCTGGTGCGTCCCGGCCAGTCCCTACAAGAGTGAAGCTGGCGCACTCAGGGCCATCCGTTATGCCCGCGAACAACAGCGCCCTTTCCTCGGCACCTGCGGCGGTTTTCAGCATGCGGTGCTGGAATTTTCCCGCAATGTGCTGGGCTGGGCCGATGCCGAGCATGGTGAAACGTCGCCGGACTCGCAGCGAGCGGTGCTCACGCCGCTGACCTGCTCATTGGTGGAAGCGGTGGACAGCATTCATCTGGTCGCCGGCTCGTTGATTGCCAAGGCGTACGAAACGTCGGAGATTCATGAAGGTTATCGCTGTCGCTACGGTGTGAATCCGCAGTTCGAACGAGAATTGCTGACTCATCAGCTACACGCCGTGGGGCACGATTCGGCGGGCGACTTGCGGGCGATCGAATTGAAAGACCATGTGTTTTATGTCGCCACGCTGTTCCAGCCGGAACGCGCCGCGCTCAAGGGCCAGATCCCGCCACTGGTACGGGCGTTCGTCGAAGCGTGCGTGGAGCAGCGCCCATGA
- a CDS encoding DUF2025 family protein, translating to MRITSQLICQAADDLKGFVGLNRKTGQYIVRFSEDSFGMDVADDGIIPTSEFVWARVSDTTMTLKRELIQLLLDQNIDDRINITEPLRVYMSKVEVPEIVAVRSLVKG from the coding sequence ATGCGCATCACTTCCCAACTCATCTGTCAGGCCGCCGATGACCTCAAGGGCTTTGTCGGCCTCAACCGCAAGACCGGCCAGTACATCGTGCGTTTCAGCGAAGACTCGTTCGGCATGGACGTCGCCGATGACGGCATCATTCCCACCAGCGAATTTGTCTGGGCGCGGGTTTCGGATACGACCATGACCCTGAAGCGTGAGCTGATCCAGTTGTTGCTGGATCAGAACATTGATGACCGGATCAACATCACCGAGCCGTTGCGGGTGTACATGAGCAAGGTTGAGGTGCCGGAGATTGTGGCGGTGCGCAGTCTGGTGAAAGGCTGA
- a CDS encoding helix-turn-helix domain-containing protein: protein MNTHTEWTGRLWLGHDYGLIHGVSGRTAPHSHYAHQIILAPERPATVLLDGTPVTASPLLIASNVRHAIVDAPDPLFTVYAEPLLFDAQTLVDRLSAAELSLPALDRAIRQCPRRSLSDPRIERALAAIDASLIDKVAARAVADAAHVSLSQLQRLFVSQVGLPVRRLVLWRRLRLAMAAILLGSPVTDAAHSAGFADSAHFSRSVKKLFGVTACQALRRIDLQLLD, encoded by the coding sequence GTGAACACGCACACCGAGTGGACAGGCCGCCTCTGGCTGGGGCACGACTATGGCCTGATCCACGGAGTGTCGGGGCGCACCGCGCCCCATTCCCACTACGCCCACCAGATCATCCTCGCTCCCGAGCGTCCGGCCACCGTGCTGCTGGACGGCACGCCTGTCACCGCCTCCCCGCTGCTGATTGCTTCCAATGTGCGCCACGCGATTGTCGACGCGCCGGATCCGCTGTTTACCGTTTACGCCGAACCGCTGCTGTTTGATGCGCAGACGCTTGTCGATCGACTGTCTGCCGCCGAACTGTCGCTGCCCGCACTTGATCGCGCGATACGCCAATGTCCGCGCCGCTCGCTGAGCGATCCACGCATCGAACGCGCACTGGCTGCCATCGATGCTTCGCTGATCGACAAAGTCGCGGCGCGCGCCGTGGCTGACGCCGCACATGTGTCGCTGAGTCAGTTGCAGCGGCTGTTCGTCAGTCAGGTCGGTCTGCCGGTGCGCCGACTGGTGCTGTGGCGCCGCTTGCGCCTGGCGATGGCGGCGATTCTGCTGGGCAGCCCAGTGACCGATGCGGCACATTCGGCGGGGTTTGCCGATTCGGCGCACTTCTCGCGCAGCGTGAAAAAACTCTTCGGCGTCACCGCGTGTCAGGCGTTGCGGCGTATCGATTTGCAACTGCTGGACTGA
- a CDS encoding PepSY domain-containing protein: MKTLTALFTAAALTLTAGLAQADVRVDQIPQLVKEGKIKSLESMNAEALKLHPGATITDTDLDNHFNGYEYEVELKTADGKEFDVDFDATTGKVLSNKLDT; this comes from the coding sequence ATGAAAACTTTGACTGCCCTGTTCACCGCCGCCGCTCTGACCCTGACCGCCGGCCTGGCCCAGGCTGATGTGCGCGTCGACCAGATCCCGCAACTGGTGAAGGAAGGCAAGATCAAGTCGCTGGAGTCGATGAACGCCGAAGCGCTGAAACTGCACCCGGGTGCGACCATCACCGACACCGACCTGGATAACCACTTCAACGGTTACGAATACGAAGTCGAGCTGAAAACCGCCGATGGCAAAGAGTTTGACGTCGACTTCGATGCCACCACCGGCAAGGTGCTGAGCAACAAACTAGACACCTGA
- a CDS encoding LysR family transcriptional regulator has protein sequence MSITGAHYRLAFTHSILAFPQVINAATHYRLDYPDLALILALVRGGSLARASQLLRVDVSTVFRAVRRLESALGQQLFEKSRAGYLPTTLAQTLAEQAERAEQALEAARIGVEQGGEVVSGTVRLTCTDSVLQGLLLPALAQFMPNYPALTIELSTTNDFANLSRRDADIALRLTRTPPEHLVGRQLAKISYRVCASARYLQNVDATDLAALTWIAPDEFLPDHPTVAWRRQQLPGVIPSYRCNSMLSVTELVRAGLGVAALPDFLMTEGLQALSEPLHGYDTALWLLTRPDCRALRSVVTLFDELGRALRLA, from the coding sequence TTGTCGATCACTGGGGCTCACTATAGATTGGCGTTCACGCACTCAATATTGGCGTTTCCCCAAGTGATCAATGCAGCGACGCACTATCGGCTCGACTACCCGGATCTGGCGCTGATCCTCGCTTTGGTGCGTGGCGGCTCTCTGGCCCGGGCGTCGCAGTTGCTCAGGGTCGATGTGTCGACGGTGTTTCGCGCGGTGCGTCGTCTGGAGTCAGCGCTGGGTCAGCAATTGTTCGAAAAGAGCCGCGCCGGTTACCTGCCAACCACCCTCGCGCAGACTTTGGCCGAGCAGGCCGAACGCGCCGAGCAGGCACTGGAAGCGGCGCGGATCGGCGTGGAGCAGGGCGGCGAAGTGGTCAGCGGCACGGTGCGCCTGACCTGTACCGATTCGGTGCTGCAAGGTCTGCTGCTACCGGCGTTGGCGCAGTTCATGCCGAACTATCCGGCGCTGACCATCGAGCTGAGCACCACCAACGATTTCGCCAACCTCAGCCGCCGCGATGCCGACATCGCCCTGCGCCTGACGCGTACGCCGCCGGAGCACCTGGTGGGACGGCAATTAGCGAAGATTTCCTACCGGGTCTGCGCCAGTGCGCGTTACCTGCAAAACGTTGATGCGACGGATCTGGCGGCGCTGACCTGGATTGCTCCGGACGAGTTTTTGCCCGATCACCCGACCGTCGCCTGGCGGCGCCAACAGTTGCCCGGCGTGATCCCGAGTTATCGCTGCAACAGCATGCTTTCGGTCACTGAACTGGTGCGTGCCGGGCTGGGCGTGGCGGCGTTGCCGGACTTTCTGATGACCGAGGGTTTACAGGCCTTGAGCGAACCGCTGCACGGTTATGACACCGCGCTGTGGTTGCTCACCCGCCCGGACTGCCGGGCGTTGCGCTCGGTGGTCACGCTGTTCGATGAACTCGGGCGGGCGCTGCGACTGGCGTGA
- a CDS encoding antibiotic biosynthesis monooxygenase, with amino-acid sequence MKPDETCFAVIFTSTRTEGDNGYAAASERMMELVSEQPGFLGIDSIRGEDGVGITISYWQSEAAILAWREHPEHRVIQARGRAEWYSKFQTRVCRVEREYRFGQ; translated from the coding sequence ATGAAACCGGACGAAACCTGTTTCGCAGTGATTTTCACCTCGACCCGCACCGAGGGTGACAATGGTTACGCCGCGGCGTCCGAGCGCATGATGGAACTGGTCAGCGAGCAACCGGGGTTTCTTGGCATTGATTCGATTCGCGGGGAGGACGGGGTCGGGATCACCATTTCGTACTGGCAGAGCGAGGCGGCGATTCTGGCCTGGCGCGAGCATCCCGAGCACCGGGTGATTCAGGCGCGTGGGCGGGCGGAGTGGTATTCGAAATTTCAGACGCGGGTGTGTCGGGTGGAGCGGGAATACCGGTTTGGGCAGTGA